The proteins below are encoded in one region of Candidatus Dadabacteria bacterium:
- a CDS encoding cysteine desulfurase translates to MGCTEEISGEIYLDNNATTRPLPEVTEAMHEAMGEGFGNPSSAHSAGERARHRMDLARKRASDLVGCSPEDLIFTSSGTESNNMVFYSCTMKKEKPHVVTTQVEHSSIMKMCNFLELNDVHIEMLEVDGQGILDIRTLENAISEKTDLVSVQWVNNETGVIQDIASISEVCRKNGVLLHTDAAQAVGKLEVDLAKLHVDFLSFTAHKISGPQGAAVLYAKDRLLVNPFLFGGFQEEGFRPGTENLPGITGFGTACEIRHTRLEQAIGKMKDLRDRFEKIIIESIPDTSVNGGGGERICNTTNIHFGGTDGRKLVSLLDEAGIRCSQSSACTNFDVTPSYVLTAMGLDEQHAYSSIRFSFCPENTFEEIERAAEIVREKCEFLSSQPC, encoded by the coding sequence ATGGGGTGTACAGAGGAAATTTCCGGCGAAATCTACCTTGACAACAACGCAACTACAAGACCACTTCCCGAAGTAACTGAGGCCATGCACGAAGCCATGGGTGAGGGATTCGGCAATCCCTCAAGCGCCCATTCGGCCGGAGAGCGGGCGAGGCACCGCATGGACCTTGCCCGAAAACGGGCCTCCGATCTTGTGGGATGCTCCCCCGAGGACCTCATATTCACAAGTTCCGGTACGGAATCAAACAACATGGTTTTTTATTCCTGCACCATGAAAAAAGAGAAGCCGCACGTTGTCACAACCCAAGTAGAGCACTCCTCGATAATGAAGATGTGCAATTTCCTCGAACTAAACGACGTGCACATCGAAATGCTCGAGGTGGACGGACAAGGGATTCTTGACATCCGAACACTCGAAAACGCGATCTCCGAGAAAACCGATCTAGTTTCCGTGCAGTGGGTTAACAACGAGACCGGAGTTATACAGGATATAGCGAGCATTTCCGAGGTCTGCAGGAAAAACGGAGTGCTTCTCCACACCGACGCGGCCCAAGCTGTAGGCAAGCTCGAGGTTGATCTTGCGAAGCTTCACGTGGATTTTCTCTCTTTCACCGCTCATAAAATCAGCGGTCCCCAGGGCGCCGCGGTTCTCTACGCAAAAGACAGGCTGCTTGTGAATCCTTTTCTTTTCGGAGGATTCCAGGAGGAAGGGTTTCGTCCCGGGACCGAGAATCTTCCGGGCATAACAGGCTTTGGGACCGCCTGCGAGATAAGGCACACAAGGCTTGAGCAGGCCATAGGAAAGATGAAAGATCTTCGCGACCGGTTCGAGAAAATAATAATCGAATCCATCCCGGACACCTCGGTTAACGGGGGCGGCGGGGAAAGAATATGCAATACCACCAATATCCATTTCGGCGGAACTGACGGAAGAAAGCTGGTCTCCCTTCTTGACGAGGCGGGAATAAGGTGTTCCCAGAGTTCCGCGTGCACGAATTTCGACGTTACGCCATCCTACGTTCTGACCGCCATGGGGCTTGATGAACAGCATGCGTATTCAAGCATAAGATTCAGCTTCTGCCCGGAAAACACCTTCGAGGAGATAGAAAGAGCGGCAGAGATAGTCCGGGAAAAGTGCGAATTTCTCAGTAGCCAGCCCTGCTGA
- the cofE gene encoding coenzyme F420-0:L-glutamate ligase — protein sequence MDKTGEIRFVPLKGIPEVKEGDSLGEMILHAAAREGFSFLDGDIVVVAQKVVSKAEGRVVNLSQVEPSGFAVTVSEEVSKDPRLVEVILGETRRIVKMDERESGKGRLIVETIGGLVLANAGVDASNVSGGEDVTLLPLDSDRSAGVIRKHIEQETGKYVAVIISDTVGRPWREGLTDIAIGCSGMRPLSDRRGEADTKGLLLTATEMATADQVACAAGLLMEKTAALPVVVARGVEYIRGEGSSDELIRDPAHDLFR from the coding sequence ATGGACAAGACTGGAGAAATAAGATTTGTTCCCTTGAAGGGGATTCCGGAAGTGAAGGAGGGGGACAGCCTTGGGGAGATGATTCTGCACGCCGCCGCCCGTGAGGGATTTTCGTTTCTCGACGGGGATATAGTTGTAGTTGCACAGAAGGTGGTTTCAAAGGCCGAAGGCAGGGTTGTTAATCTCTCCCAAGTGGAACCTTCGGGTTTCGCAGTTACGGTCTCCGAAGAGGTTTCAAAGGATCCGAGGTTGGTGGAGGTGATTCTCGGGGAAACTAGGAGAATCGTAAAAATGGACGAGAGAGAAAGCGGCAAGGGAAGACTTATAGTTGAAACGATCGGGGGGCTCGTGCTGGCAAACGCCGGCGTTGATGCGTCGAATGTTTCCGGGGGCGAGGATGTCACACTTCTTCCGCTTGATTCTGATCGCTCCGCTGGGGTTATAAGAAAACATATAGAACAGGAAACCGGAAAGTACGTAGCTGTCATAATAAGCGATACCGTGGGACGTCCCTGGCGGGAAGGGCTCACCGACATCGCCATTGGCTGTAGCGGCATGAGGCCACTTTCTGACCGCAGGGGAGAGGCCGATACCAAAGGTCTTCTGCTTACGGCAACCGAGATGGCGACCGCGGACCAGGTAGCGTGTGCCGCGGGCTTGCTGATGGAGAAAACCGCGGCTCTGCCCGTTGTGGTAGCGCGCGGGGTTGAGTACATCCGGGGAGAAGGAAGTTCGGATGAACTGATCAGAGATCCGGCCCATGACCTGTTCAGGTAA
- a CDS encoding glycerophosphodiester phosphodiesterase: MKGFFEKDFLLISHRGASHYEPENTLRSFRRALDMGSAVIEFDVRKSLDGRLVVIHDRTVDRTTDGKGAVSGKTFSELQSLDAGFGERIPTLTEVFENFAGRCGLVVELKEKGTEEETVSLIKDHGLIKDVAVVSFREDCLRAVRELDRSITTGLITVFGFGCVKKALSLGCRVVATNHRFMTRRLASEARRRGLFVCCWTVNDPKRGEKLAGIGINGIITDKPDLI; the protein is encoded by the coding sequence ATGAAAGGTTTTTTCGAAAAAGATTTCCTCCTTATCTCTCACCGCGGCGCGAGTCATTACGAACCGGAAAATACTCTTCGCTCTTTCCGCAGGGCCCTGGACATGGGGTCTGCGGTGATAGAGTTTGACGTGAGGAAAAGTCTTGACGGCCGCTTGGTCGTCATTCACGACCGGACGGTGGACAGGACCACGGATGGTAAGGGAGCCGTTTCGGGGAAGACGTTTTCTGAACTTCAATCTCTTGACGCCGGTTTCGGGGAGCGGATACCGACTCTTACAGAGGTTTTTGAGAATTTCGCGGGGCGCTGCGGACTTGTGGTCGAACTTAAGGAAAAAGGTACGGAAGAAGAAACTGTCTCGCTTATAAAAGATCATGGTCTTATAAAAGATGTAGCGGTGGTTTCTTTCCGCGAGGACTGCCTTCGTGCTGTGAGGGAACTTGATCGTTCTATTACTACGGGCCTTATTACGGTTTTCGGCTTCGGGTGCGTGAAGAAGGCTCTTTCTCTCGGCTGTCGGGTAGTTGCTACAAATCACCGTTTTATGACACGCCGCCTCGCTTCGGAAGCCCGAAGAAGAGGCCTTTTTGTGTGCTGCTGGACGGTTAACGATCCGAAACGAGGCGAAAAGCTGGCCGGGATCGGGATTAACGGAATTATCACCGACAAGCCTGACCTGATCTAA
- a CDS encoding HU family DNA-binding protein: MLVNGKPLTKSQLSTSLAEEAGITKATAKTVIDAIASIACAEVKEKGEFTIPGIGKLVISNRSARMGRNPATGEVISIPARKVLKFRVAKACKDSVLG, from the coding sequence ATGTTAGTGAACGGAAAACCTTTAACAAAATCCCAGCTTTCAACCAGCTTGGCAGAGGAGGCGGGAATAACCAAGGCGACAGCCAAAACCGTTATTGATGCTATAGCGTCAATTGCATGTGCAGAGGTAAAGGAAAAAGGAGAATTCACGATTCCTGGAATCGGCAAACTGGTTATCAGCAATCGTAGTGCCAGAATGGGGAGAAATCCCGCCACCGGTGAAGTAATCAGCATACCTGCAAGAAAGGTCCTGAAGTTCCGCGTGGCGAAAGCCTGCAAAGATTCTGTGCTAGGTTAA
- a CDS encoding efflux RND transporter periplasmic adaptor subunit: MRSWFRERKMKNWVTLVLISLGFLLVLFLLYARFLHERESSAQGHSEDNVHRPIKVMTPVASPGSVYTEVLGRVRGKQTVLVRTTVSGWVKRIDSGRGQEIEKDGIILELYDYRVETRLDEAKYNLESAKGKLSEAERVYRRNAALFEKGIVSEDETEASQNLLETASAGVKALEASYKRAKWNYENLKIRSPIQGQVVEIVPDIGQETRNGDVVAKVVNLSGRKVIAGVDVSVARSVNRGDVLEVSLTRDGTVETVAGEVDGVSPGSDDFSGTYDIEIAISDPSVKWWPGEMVSVKIPVQTLDNVVRIPKTAVLSDDKENFSFVLVEKNGEVLKAKVAPTWIDDNSAYISFDSLPPDSRIITEGSFGLLPGQPVRVVD, translated from the coding sequence ATGAGATCTTGGTTCAGAGAAAGAAAAATGAAGAACTGGGTGACTCTGGTTTTAATATCTCTTGGGTTCCTCTTGGTTCTTTTTCTCCTGTATGCGAGGTTTCTTCACGAAAGGGAATCAAGTGCACAGGGTCACTCTGAAGATAACGTCCACAGGCCCATAAAAGTGATGACGCCTGTTGCGTCCCCGGGTTCAGTTTACACCGAAGTTCTCGGAAGAGTCCGTGGCAAGCAGACCGTTCTGGTCCGAACGACCGTTTCGGGATGGGTAAAGCGGATAGATTCCGGTAGAGGTCAGGAAATCGAGAAGGATGGAATTATCCTCGAACTCTACGATTACCGCGTGGAAACACGGCTTGACGAGGCGAAATACAATCTTGAGTCCGCCAAGGGGAAGCTTTCCGAAGCTGAAAGGGTATACCGCAGGAACGCGGCTCTTTTTGAGAAGGGAATAGTCTCTGAGGACGAGACTGAAGCGTCACAAAACCTGCTTGAAACCGCCTCGGCTGGCGTAAAGGCCCTTGAAGCTTCTTACAAAAGGGCCAAGTGGAATTACGAAAACCTCAAGATCCGCTCCCCTATCCAAGGCCAGGTTGTCGAAATCGTTCCCGACATTGGGCAGGAGACAAGAAACGGAGATGTGGTGGCCAAAGTCGTTAATCTAAGCGGCAGGAAAGTCATAGCCGGTGTGGACGTGTCCGTTGCCAGAAGCGTCAACAGGGGAGATGTTCTTGAGGTATCACTTACAAGAGACGGCACGGTGGAAACCGTCGCGGGCGAGGTTGACGGCGTGAGTCCGGGTTCTGATGATTTCTCGGGCACCTACGATATCGAGATTGCCATATCCGATCCCTCGGTAAAGTGGTGGCCTGGGGAAATGGTTTCCGTAAAAATACCGGTGCAGACGCTTGATAATGTCGTCAGAATCCCCAAGACGGCTGTCTTGTCCGACGATAAAGAAAATTTCTCTTTCGTGCTGGTTGAAAAAAATGGAGAAGTTCTCAAGGCTAAAGTGGCACCCACGTGGATAGATGATAACTCGGCCTACATATCCTTTGATTCCCTTCCTCCAGATTCCAGAATCATAACCGAGGGGAGCTTCGGCCTTCTTCCCGGTCAGCCGGTAAGGGTTGTCGACTGA